In Manis pentadactyla isolate mManPen7 chromosome 8, mManPen7.hap1, whole genome shotgun sequence, the following are encoded in one genomic region:
- the UTF1 gene encoding undifferentiated embryonic cell transcription factor 1 — MLLRPRRPPPPSPREPPPPATPDSEPRPAEGAPGTPPERPPSPGALAAPASPWPPAAPGSPVSPVSPGSAQRTPWSARETELLLGTLLQPPVWRALLLDRRQALPTYRRVSAALARQQVRRTPAQCRRRYKFLKDKLRDAHGQPPGPFDAQIRELMGLLGDDGHRRPQRGRRSPGPRRPQRGRRAPYAPAEPGAPPLPASRDLDADPARTPRFGRSSPKSADDPRSPASPTALSTFAPTSGRREEHAPIRVPSSPPAPTPDPSHEDPDSVPGRPEDQAPSQSAPPSLNAALLQTLGHLGDIVAVLGPLRDQLLTLNQHVEQLRGSFDQTVSLAVGFILGSAAAERGVLSDPRPAPL, encoded by the exons ATGCTGCTCCGGCCCCGCAGGCCGCCGCCGCCCTCCCCCCGcgagccgccgccgcccgccACCCCGGACTCGGAGCCGAGGCCGGCCGAGGGCGCGCCGGGCACCCCGCCCGAGCGGCCCCCGTCGCCCGGCGCGCTGGCGGCGCCCGCGTCCCCGTGGCCGCCCGCGGCACCCGGGTCGCCCGTGTCGCCCGTCTCCCCGGGCTCGGCGCAGCGCACGCCCTGGAGCGCCCGCGAGACGGAGCTGCTGCTGGGGACCCTGCTGCAGCCGCCCGTGTGGCGCGCGCTGCTGCTCGACCGCCGCCAGGCGCTGCCCACCTACCGCCGCGTGTCTGCCGCGCTGGCCCGCCAGCAGGTGCGGCGGACGCCCGCCCAGTGCCGCCGCCGCTACAAGTTTCTCAAGGACAAGCTCCGCGACGCCCACGGCCAGCCGCCCGGGCCGTTCGACGCGCAGATCCGCGAGCTCATGGGGCTGTTGGGCGACGACGGGCACCGGCGcccccagcgcggccgccgctcCCCCGGACCCCGGCGCCCACAGCGCGGCCGCCGCGCGCCGTACGCGCCAGCCGAGCCAG GCGCCCCGCCGCTGCCCGCCAGCCGAGACCTCGACGCGGACCCCGCCCGGACTCCCCGGTTCGGCAGGTCCTCTCCCAAGTCTGCCGACGATCCCCGCTCCCCGGCCTCCCCGACGGCGCTCTCCACCTTCGCCCCCACATCCGGCCGCCGGGAGGAGCACGCGCCCATTCGCGTCCCCAGCTCCCCTCCGGCGCCGACCCCCGACCCCTCCCACGAGGACCCGGACTCGGTGCCCGGCCGCCCTGAGGACCAGGCACCCTCGCAGTCCGCGCCCCCGTCGCTGAATGCCGCCCTGCTGCAGACCCTGGGCCACCTGGGTGACATCGTGGCCGTCCTGGGCCCACTGCGCGACCAGCTGCTGACCCTGAACCAGCACGTGGAGCAGCTTCGCGGCTCATTCGACCAGACCGTGTCCCTGGCTGTGGGCTTCATCCTGGGCAGTGCCGCTGCCGAGCGGGGCGTCCTGTCGGACCCGCGCCCGGCCCCTCTGTAG
- the VENTX gene encoding LOW QUALITY PROTEIN: homeobox protein VENTX (The sequence of the model RefSeq protein was modified relative to this genomic sequence to represent the inferred CDS: inserted 3 bases in 2 codons): MGREKGLSKDADPTQAPRFRTAFTVEQVSTLESSFRRRHYLAPWSAXAREMRLSEVQIKTWFQNRRMKHKRQVQDSQLSIPFSGALCTPLAFCPPPSALGSCLQLLYPWASLPGPLALVQPPGCSWDPCQLKQASLASAWASCXQPPTCCLPGPGDQVHVLGPALSRGSWGLCAQPETGDVF; the protein is encoded by the exons ATGGGCCGAGAGAAGG GGCTGAGCAAGGACGCAGACCCCACGCAGGCTCCACGCTTCCGCACAGCCTTCACGGTGGAGCAGGTCAGCACCCTGGAGAGCTCCTTCCGGCGCCGGCACTACCTGGCCCCCTGGAGCGC GGCCCGGGAGATGCGGCTCTCAGAGGTGCAG ATAAAAACCTGGTTTCAGAATCGCCGGATGAAACACAAGCGCCAAGTGCAGGACTCCCAGCTGAGCATCCCCTTCTCTGGAGCTCTTTGCACACCCCTGGCTTTCTGCCCACCACCCTCTGCCCTGGGCAGCTGCCTGCAGCTCCTGTACCCCTGGGCATCCCTCCCTGGGCCCCTGGCTTTGGTACAGCCTCCTGGCTGCTCCTGGGATCCCTGCCAACTGAAACAAGCCTCCCTGGCTTCAGCATGGGCCTCGT AACAGCCTCCGACCTGCTgcctcccaggccctggggacCAGGTGCACGTGCTGGGCCCAGCCTTGTCCAGGGGATCCTGGGGCCTGTGTGCACAGCCAGAGACTGGGGATGTCTTCTGA